One region of Candidatus Bathyarchaeota archaeon genomic DNA includes:
- a CDS encoding energy-coupled thiamine transporter ThiT, giving the protein MSESKTVFQTKVIAEIVAFVALSTALSYVKVFSLPQGGAVTAGSMVPVIWLSLRRGPKIGLFACVLYGLVQLMLEPFVYHPVQVLLDYPIAFGALGLASFFQKHPTLRKGTTVTMDRLITVLLCVISFFLFSYELTQFRISETLFFSWIFAFSFIFLLWLENRIKTKRTEEQQRTVTPALFGATVGIFGRFLAHFVSGVVFFGSYAPEGMNPIVYSALYNGAYIVPELLVSAYLVYLLAKSGMIGIYK; this is encoded by the coding sequence TTGAGTGAAAGTAAGACAGTATTTCAAACAAAGGTAATCGCGGAAATCGTTGCTTTTGTGGCTCTTTCAACTGCACTTAGTTATGTAAAAGTTTTTAGTCTACCACAAGGAGGAGCAGTAACAGCTGGGTCAATGGTGCCTGTCATATGGCTCTCGTTGAGAAGAGGACCAAAAATAGGCCTGTTTGCTTGCGTGCTCTATGGGCTTGTTCAGTTGATGCTTGAACCTTTTGTCTATCACCCTGTGCAGGTATTGCTCGATTATCCAATAGCCTTTGGAGCACTCGGACTTGCTAGCTTCTTTCAAAAGCACCCAACTTTAAGGAAGGGGACAACTGTTACCATGGACCGTTTAATCACAGTTTTGCTTTGCGTTATTTCCTTTTTCCTCTTCAGCTACGAGTTGACACAGTTTAGGATAAGCGAGACCCTGTTCTTTTCTTGGATTTTTGCGTTCAGTTTTATCTTTCTACTGTGGCTAGAAAACAGAATAAAAACCAAAAGAACAGAAGAGCAGCAAAGAACTGTTACCCCTGCACTTTTCGGAGCAACCGTAGGTATCTTCGGTAGGTTCTTGGCACATTTTGTTTCTGGAGTGGTCTTTTTTGGCTCTTATGCTCCTGAGGGAATGAATCCTATTGTTTACTCTGCTTTATATAACGGTGCTTACATAGTTCCAGAGCTTCTCGTAAGTGCTTATCTGGTGTATTTGCTCGCCAAAAGCGGCATGATAGGAATATACAAGTGA
- a CDS encoding 50S ribosomal protein L3: MGHRKKSAPKRGSLAYLPRGRAARQTGRIRYWPPISEGVRLLGFMGYKAGMTHLFYVEDHPRSPNFGKEVNQPVTVIETPPILVCAIRAYTRTDYGLKTFTEAWMKNPPEDLERVLTLPENFDPESGFKKIEENLDDVVELRLLTITQPRLANVPKKKPELMEIKVDGAPINELFEYAKGLLGKTVGFTDVFKEGQFVDAVGVSKGKGFQGPVKRWGIRILSRKSRKIKRGVACIGPWKPPRVLYTVPRAGQMGYHHRTEYNKRILKIGIDGKEVTPSGGFVKYGVVKAPYILLSGSVPGAKKRLIRLRVPARAPKVVSAEPPKIVSVSLESQQGR; this comes from the coding sequence ATGGGGCATAGAAAGAAAAGTGCTCCAAAACGCGGATCCCTAGCATACCTACCTAGAGGACGCGCCGCTCGACAAACCGGCAGAATACGCTACTGGCCCCCCATATCTGAAGGAGTTAGACTTCTCGGATTCATGGGCTACAAAGCCGGGATGACGCATCTTTTTTACGTGGAAGATCATCCTCGTTCCCCAAATTTTGGAAAAGAAGTCAACCAACCCGTCACAGTCATCGAAACCCCGCCAATCCTAGTATGCGCAATCCGCGCCTACACCCGAACAGATTATGGTTTGAAAACGTTCACCGAAGCTTGGATGAAAAACCCCCCAGAAGATTTGGAACGAGTTTTAACTCTGCCAGAAAATTTCGACCCAGAAAGTGGCTTCAAAAAGATTGAAGAAAACTTAGACGACGTTGTGGAGCTTCGCCTTTTAACGATTACTCAACCACGATTAGCAAACGTTCCGAAGAAGAAGCCTGAGCTTATGGAGATAAAGGTTGACGGCGCACCCATAAACGAGCTGTTCGAGTATGCGAAGGGACTGCTAGGTAAGACGGTTGGGTTTACGGACGTTTTTAAGGAAGGACAGTTTGTAGATGCTGTGGGAGTTTCTAAGGGAAAGGGCTTTCAAGGACCTGTGAAGCGGTGGGGCATCAGAATTTTGTCTCGCAAGTCCAGAAAGATTAAACGAGGCGTGGCGTGTATTGGACCTTGGAAGCCGCCTAGAGTCTTGTACACCGTTCCACGGGCTGGGCAGATGGGTTATCATCATAGAACCGAGTATAACAAGCGTATTTTGAAGATAGGAATCGATGGCAAAGAAGTGACGCCCAGCGGTGGCTTCGTGAAATACGGCGTCGTAAAGGCACCGTATATTTTGCTTAGTGGAAGCGTTCCTGGCGCCAAGAAGCGTTTGATTCGGCTTCGTGTTCCTGCGCGAGCGCCTAAGGTGGTTTCTGCGGAGCCTCCGAAGATTGTGAGTGTTTCTTTGGAGTCACAACAAGGCAGATAG
- the glyS gene encoding glycine--tRNA ligase produces MQKPDKYEIVSELARRRGFFWPSYEIYGGVSGFYTYGPLGSLLKQRIEAKFRDFFIKPLDILEIESSIVTPAKVFEASGHVKAFQEPMVECSKCKKKFRADHLLQEQTKMSDTQTEKLSLQEIAAEIKKHDIICPECSGELGEPKYFMTMFTTTIGPYSDAVGYCRPEAAQGVFVEFKRLYETARERLPLGVVQIGHALRNEISPRQGLIRQREFTIADIEFFFDPKEPQCPMLKEVEKETLHLIPTVLKRKDAKKAVQVTVKEALQKGYIKTEWQAYFMVLAKHFLNELGIPDDKQRFAEKLEWERAHYSEQGYDQEIYLDRWGWTEVSGFNYRTDYDLKQHMKHSGMDMQVFKEYNKPTITEKVVVEPVLAKIGPAFKKEASKVVALLSKADIEEVEKSLKENGYYTAESFKILPEHVKIVRKDIEETGRRFVPHVVEPSFGIDRLVYVALEYAYDKREDRTLLRLPRELAPVQVGVYPLVTKDGLTEKARRLHKMLLKEGFTVELDEAGSIGRRYARADEVGTPLCVTVDYQTLKDDTITIRDRDSWKQVRTKIENLPKSLHAYFSHKKDFEDIGKSL; encoded by the coding sequence TTGCAGAAACCCGACAAGTACGAAATTGTCAGCGAACTTGCTAGGCGCCGAGGCTTCTTTTGGCCTTCCTACGAAATCTACGGCGGCGTCAGCGGCTTCTACACCTACGGACCCCTAGGCTCACTGCTTAAACAAAGAATTGAAGCGAAATTCAGAGATTTCTTCATCAAACCCCTCGACATCCTCGAAATAGAATCGTCCATTGTAACGCCGGCGAAAGTGTTTGAAGCGTCTGGCCACGTGAAAGCCTTCCAAGAACCCATGGTAGAATGCTCAAAATGTAAGAAAAAGTTTCGCGCCGACCATCTACTTCAAGAACAAACCAAAATGAGCGACACACAAACCGAAAAACTTAGTCTTCAAGAAATAGCCGCAGAAATAAAAAAGCACGACATAATATGCCCCGAATGTAGTGGCGAGTTAGGCGAGCCCAAATACTTCATGACCATGTTTACTACAACAATTGGACCTTACTCCGACGCTGTTGGCTACTGCAGACCCGAGGCGGCACAAGGCGTTTTCGTTGAGTTTAAACGCCTCTACGAGACTGCAAGAGAGAGGTTGCCCTTAGGTGTGGTTCAAATTGGCCATGCCTTGAGAAACGAAATCTCGCCTAGACAAGGTCTCATCAGACAAAGGGAGTTCACAATTGCCGACATCGAATTCTTTTTTGACCCGAAAGAACCTCAATGCCCCATGCTGAAGGAGGTTGAAAAAGAAACTCTACATCTTATCCCAACGGTGTTGAAACGGAAGGATGCTAAAAAAGCGGTGCAAGTAACGGTCAAAGAAGCCCTGCAGAAGGGATACATTAAAACAGAGTGGCAAGCATACTTCATGGTCTTGGCTAAACACTTCCTAAACGAGCTTGGAATTCCAGATGATAAGCAACGTTTTGCGGAAAAACTGGAGTGGGAAAGAGCTCACTATTCCGAGCAGGGTTATGATCAGGAAATCTACTTAGACCGCTGGGGATGGACAGAAGTTTCAGGCTTCAACTACCGCACAGACTACGACTTAAAACAGCATATGAAACATAGCGGCATGGACATGCAAGTTTTCAAAGAATACAACAAACCCACAATAACAGAAAAGGTTGTTGTCGAACCTGTCTTGGCTAAGATTGGGCCAGCATTCAAAAAAGAAGCTTCAAAAGTGGTGGCTCTGCTTTCGAAAGCCGACATTGAAGAAGTTGAAAAATCGCTGAAAGAAAACGGGTACTATACGGCGGAGTCGTTTAAAATTTTGCCCGAACACGTCAAAATTGTCCGCAAAGACATAGAAGAAACTGGGAGACGATTCGTCCCCCATGTTGTTGAGCCGAGCTTTGGAATAGACAGACTTGTATATGTGGCTTTAGAATATGCCTATGATAAGCGAGAGGACAGAACGCTTCTGAGGCTTCCAAGAGAACTTGCGCCTGTACAAGTTGGAGTGTATCCTTTAGTCACTAAAGACGGGTTGACAGAAAAAGCGAGAAGGCTACACAAGATGTTGCTGAAGGAAGGCTTTACGGTGGAACTTGACGAAGCTGGTTCCATTGGAAGACGCTACGCTCGAGCCGATGAAGTTGGTACACCACTCTGCGTCACGGTTGACTATCAAACATTAAAGGACGACACCATAACTATACGAGACCGCGACTCATGGAAACAAGTTCGCACAAAAATAGAAAATTTGCCCAAAAGTTTACACGCTTATTTCAGTCACAAAAAAGATTTTGAAGATATTGGAAAAAGCCTATAA
- a CDS encoding bifunctional phosphoglucose/phosphomannose isomerase: MQKLTVLDQPDKVKAIDKSNMLGACEKTPDFCRDAVKRAEKVEIPISYKSPKNVIVAGMGGSAIGGELLKNWLYDRASIPIEVCRDYVLPAYANENSLIVAVSYSGETEETLSAFLEAIKRRCMVLTVSSGGHLQTFSQKLKIPHILIPSDSPAPRAAIAYLFFPLVVLMKKLCVAKKANEEIEETLRVLQKISEENALRTPLKNNMAKKLALEIGDTVPIVYGFRQYNAVARRLKCQFNENSKVPSKFDVFSELNHNEVVGWEAPRNLTKAFSILVIRDSKEPREIKQRIEVTKQIASKKVCRILEIRAVGKQKLAKMLSAMYMGDFVSIYLALLRGVDPTPTKTIAHLKREMKKEFDMTARLEKEIEKIT; encoded by the coding sequence ATGCAAAAACTCACAGTTTTAGATCAGCCAGATAAGGTTAAGGCAATTGACAAGAGCAACATGCTTGGAGCGTGCGAGAAAACTCCAGATTTCTGCAGAGACGCAGTCAAACGAGCTGAAAAAGTAGAAATACCTATCAGCTACAAATCACCCAAGAACGTCATTGTCGCTGGAATGGGCGGCTCAGCCATAGGCGGAGAACTACTAAAAAACTGGCTGTATGACAGAGCGTCAATTCCCATTGAAGTTTGCAGAGATTACGTCCTACCCGCATACGCCAACGAAAACAGCCTTATCGTCGCGGTGAGTTACTCGGGAGAAACAGAAGAAACCCTAAGCGCCTTCCTAGAAGCAATAAAGCGACGCTGCATGGTTTTAACAGTGTCCTCTGGCGGCCACCTTCAAACATTCTCACAAAAACTAAAAATCCCACATATACTCATACCTTCAGATTCCCCTGCTCCACGTGCTGCAATCGCCTACCTATTCTTTCCACTTGTGGTGCTGATGAAAAAATTATGTGTCGCCAAAAAAGCAAACGAGGAAATTGAAGAAACTTTGCGTGTTTTGCAGAAAATCAGCGAAGAAAATGCGCTTCGAACCCCTCTGAAAAACAACATGGCGAAAAAACTTGCCTTAGAAATAGGAGACACAGTTCCGATAGTTTACGGATTTAGACAATACAATGCGGTAGCGCGACGCCTAAAATGTCAATTCAACGAAAACAGCAAGGTTCCAAGCAAATTCGACGTGTTTTCGGAGCTTAATCACAATGAAGTTGTTGGGTGGGAGGCGCCGAGAAACCTCACAAAAGCCTTCTCTATACTAGTCATCCGAGACTCGAAAGAGCCACGGGAAATCAAGCAGAGAATTGAGGTAACAAAGCAAATTGCGTCCAAAAAAGTTTGCAGGATTCTGGAAATCCGGGCAGTTGGCAAGCAGAAGCTGGCGAAAATGCTTTCAGCCATGTATATGGGTGATTTTGTGAGCATATATTTGGCGTTGCTGAGAGGCGTTGACCCGACTCCAACTAAGACAATTGCGCATTTGAAGAGGGAAATGAAGAAGGAATTTGACATGACAGCTAGGCTTGAAAAAGAAATCGAGAAAATAACCTGA
- a CDS encoding flavodoxin domain-containing protein — MVRVIVVYDTKYGNTKLVAEKIMEGIGEIEGIETAISDVKETDPKKAADYDAILIGSPTHFGGPVRGINKFIDKLGKLDLKAKWVAVFDTYLGEDFEKSVKKMEKRISEKVPRLKLITSGLSIRVDGMKGPVTDGEFPKCKDFGKKIATQLKT; from the coding sequence ATGGTAAGGGTTATTGTCGTTTATGACACAAAGTATGGCAACACAAAGCTTGTAGCGGAAAAGATCATGGAGGGAATAGGCGAAATCGAGGGAATAGAAACTGCTATCAGTGATGTCAAGGAAACCGATCCTAAAAAGGCAGCCGATTATGATGCAATATTGATAGGGTCACCAACGCATTTTGGGGGACCTGTTAGGGGTATTAATAAGTTTATTGATAAACTTGGCAAACTTGACTTGAAGGCGAAATGGGTTGCTGTTTTTGACACCTATCTGGGAGAAGACTTCGAAAAGTCTGTGAAGAAAATGGAGAAGAGAATAAGCGAAAAGGTTCCCAGATTGAAACTAATAACTTCTGGCCTGTCAATAAGGGTTGACGGGATGAAAGGGCCAGTCACAGATGGAGAGTTCCCCAAATGCAAAGATTTCGGAAAGAAAATAGCAACTCAACTTAAGACTTGA
- a CDS encoding DUF3795 domain-containing protein, with amino-acid sequence MQKIIAFCGLNCKNCRAYIATQENSNQKRKEVAEAWSTPNYPLKPEDINCDGCLLIKNGRTISFMNACTIRQCGLEKQVENCAHCADYPCPKLAPSHQRSPEAKQTLNNVHKQLKY; translated from the coding sequence ATGCAAAAGATAATTGCGTTTTGTGGGTTAAACTGCAAAAATTGTCGAGCCTACATCGCGACCCAAGAAAATAGCAACCAAAAAAGGAAAGAAGTAGCCGAAGCTTGGTCTACTCCTAACTACCCTCTAAAGCCTGAAGACATTAACTGCGACGGTTGCCTCTTAATCAAAAACGGACGCACCATCTCTTTCATGAACGCCTGCACCATAAGACAATGCGGACTCGAAAAACAAGTGGAAAACTGCGCCCACTGCGCCGACTACCCCTGCCCGAAACTCGCTCCAAGCCACCAAAGATCACCCGAAGCAAAACAAACCCTAAACAACGTACATAAACAACTAAAATATTAA
- the rpl4p gene encoding 50S ribosomal protein L4, with protein MSSKVFDLKGKAVGKVKLPSVFKTPLRPDVVKRAVVALQSRGFQPQGRDPMAGKRTTAESRGVGLGIARVPRLKGGGGRAAFGVGIVGGHSAHPPRSEKKIVKRVPRKEMGLALHSAVAATGVKGVVAKRGHVVEDVRDFPLVVVDEVEGLRRTKEVEGVLLALGVWGDVFRVKESRHVRAGRGKTRGRRYKQAVGPLIVVGEDRGVVSAGRNLPGVDVVLVDGLNVGLLAPGTHFGRLTVWSKSAIERLNEKFGEAA; from the coding sequence GTGTCGAGTAAGGTTTTTGATTTGAAGGGGAAAGCGGTTGGTAAGGTTAAGCTTCCCAGTGTGTTTAAGACGCCGTTGCGTCCTGATGTTGTTAAGCGGGCTGTTGTGGCTTTGCAGTCGCGGGGTTTTCAGCCGCAGGGGCGGGATCCGATGGCTGGGAAGCGGACTACAGCTGAGTCTCGGGGTGTTGGTTTGGGGATTGCGAGGGTGCCTAGGTTGAAGGGTGGTGGGGGGCGGGCTGCTTTTGGGGTTGGTATTGTTGGTGGTCATAGTGCTCATCCACCGCGTTCTGAGAAGAAGATTGTGAAGAGGGTTCCGCGGAAGGAGATGGGTTTGGCTTTGCATAGTGCGGTTGCTGCTACTGGGGTGAAGGGTGTGGTGGCGAAGAGGGGGCATGTGGTTGAGGATGTTCGGGATTTTCCGTTGGTGGTGGTTGATGAGGTGGAGGGTTTGCGGCGCACGAAGGAGGTTGAGGGTGTTTTGTTGGCGTTGGGTGTTTGGGGTGATGTTTTTCGGGTGAAGGAGAGTCGGCATGTGCGGGCTGGTCGGGGGAAGACGCGTGGGCGGCGGTATAAGCAGGCTGTTGGTCCTTTGATTGTTGTTGGTGAGGATAGGGGTGTTGTTAGTGCTGGGCGGAATTTGCCGGGTGTTGATGTGGTGTTAGTTGATGGGTTGAATGTGGGGTTGTTAGCGCCTGGTACGCATTTTGGGAGGCTTACTGTTTGGTCTAAGAGTGCTATTGAGAGGCTTAATGAGAAGTTTGGGGAGGCTGCTTAG
- a CDS encoding RNA methyltransferase — protein sequence MVLNREMSIAIPASIVSDIPHLREKTLKIGMVGRTSAIFDVEEVIVFPDTPKRNQSREIDLIATILSYMETPQYLRKRLFKIKPELRYAGVLPPLRTPHHPLQNRVKDLEDGKYREGAIVSHTKDGALVDVGVERHALIRGKKIPINTRVTVKIRKARKLLEAEVASHSEIVEYWGYRVTRSRLTFGKLLKKRGFDLVIATSKYGKPFMETSKEIVNCWKTSKKILVAFGAPTKGLYEIVKQENLNLDDVADFVVNTIPCQRVETVRTEEALVVTLGILNLMVAKG from the coding sequence TTGGTCCTTAATCGTGAGATGTCAATAGCAATCCCCGCCTCAATTGTTTCTGACATTCCACACCTCAGAGAAAAAACTTTGAAAATCGGAATGGTAGGGAGAACCTCTGCAATTTTTGACGTAGAAGAAGTTATCGTTTTTCCAGACACTCCGAAGCGAAACCAGAGTCGAGAGATTGACCTCATCGCCACAATTCTTTCTTACATGGAGACGCCGCAGTACTTACGGAAGCGACTGTTCAAAATAAAGCCTGAACTAAGATATGCTGGTGTGCTGCCGCCTCTTCGTACACCGCACCACCCTCTACAAAATCGCGTGAAAGACTTGGAAGATGGCAAATATCGCGAAGGCGCAATTGTATCCCACACTAAAGATGGGGCTCTTGTGGATGTAGGTGTCGAACGACACGCGTTGATAAGAGGCAAGAAAATTCCGATTAATACTCGTGTCACGGTAAAGATAAGGAAGGCTAGAAAGCTGTTGGAGGCAGAGGTTGCGAGCCACAGCGAAATTGTGGAGTATTGGGGGTATCGAGTAACTCGTTCACGCTTGACGTTTGGAAAGCTTTTGAAGAAACGTGGTTTCGATTTAGTTATAGCAACTTCGAAGTATGGAAAGCCTTTCATGGAGACTTCGAAAGAGATAGTAAACTGTTGGAAAACTTCTAAAAAAATTCTTGTGGCTTTCGGTGCGCCCACAAAAGGGTTGTACGAAATTGTCAAGCAAGAAAACTTGAACTTGGATGATGTTGCCGATTTTGTAGTAAACACAATTCCCTGTCAAAGAGTTGAGACGGTGCGCACCGAGGAAGCGTTGGTTGTGACTTTGGGGATTCTTAACTTGATGGTTGCTAAAGGTTAA
- a CDS encoding DUF3795 domain-containing protein: MVDKNLVGRCGLYCGACEIYRAYKDGGEYRQRLADFFKCPPEKMRCEGCQVLTLECWGNDCKIVQCLNAKGFRFCYECPDYKEHTACEKFEKFSEAYLKEDGVDLRANLARIKAGKVEEWLKESEEKFRCSYCGRHLSISALRKKCYHCGKDLSHH, encoded by the coding sequence TTGGTTGATAAAAATCTCGTCGGAAGATGTGGACTTTATTGTGGCGCATGTGAAATTTATAGAGCTTATAAAGACGGCGGGGAGTATCGTCAACGATTGGCAGATTTCTTCAAGTGTCCACCCGAGAAAATGCGTTGTGAAGGTTGTCAAGTTTTAACTCTAGAATGCTGGGGCAACGACTGTAAAATCGTCCAATGCTTAAACGCAAAAGGATTCAGATTTTGCTATGAATGCCCCGACTATAAGGAGCATACTGCGTGCGAAAAGTTTGAAAAATTCTCAGAAGCATACTTGAAAGAAGACGGAGTAGACTTGAGGGCTAATTTGGCGAGGATTAAGGCTGGCAAAGTTGAGGAGTGGCTAAAGGAGTCAGAGGAAAAATTCCGCTGCTCCTACTGCGGCAGACACTTGTCTATTAGTGCGTTAAGAAAGAAATGCTACCACTGCGGCAAAGACCTTTCACATCATTGA
- a CDS encoding 50S ribosomal protein L23, whose translation MDPYDVVLYPLMTEVASRLLETENKLVLMVSLKAGKADVRRAVEELYDVRVERVNVLITPRGEKKAFVKLHPDYKAVDVAIKLGIL comes from the coding sequence GTGGATCCGTATGATGTTGTTTTGTATCCGTTGATGACTGAGGTGGCTAGTAGGCTGTTGGAGACGGAGAATAAGTTGGTTTTGATGGTTAGTTTGAAGGCTGGGAAGGCGGATGTTAGGCGGGCGGTTGAGGAGTTGTATGATGTTCGGGTGGAGAGGGTTAATGTTTTGATTACGCCTCGGGGGGAGAAGAAGGCGTTTGTTAAGCTGCATCCCGACTATAAAGCGGTGGACGTAGCAATAAAACTAGGAATACTATAA
- a CDS encoding HAD family acid phosphatase, with translation MSQKVIMLMNQKLNEVNVMVCVVVDVDDTLTSTTRRMKGVWRQVLSREVPLEAVETFGLEQIFMKFASAEQKAHVREFQKRFWDVVLCLDEGGVGLMGLHEAVPFAADVLQKWSKECRLVYLTGRTENMRELTLAELKRFGFPVDGIELLMFSVEDYGRARGVDPSGITLIEAKRRLFASLAEQYNVVRVIDDYPGYFPIFKQFGVPDRVGLLLLKRYKPQQYIERGATRVVDSWKELKDDFPKSV, from the coding sequence ATGAGCCAAAAAGTAATTATGCTCATGAATCAAAAACTGAATGAGGTTAACGTGATGGTTTGCGTCGTTGTTGATGTTGATGATACGTTGACAAGTACGACGCGTAGGATGAAGGGTGTGTGGCGTCAAGTCTTAAGTCGTGAAGTTCCTTTGGAGGCTGTGGAGACTTTTGGTTTGGAGCAGATTTTTATGAAGTTTGCGTCGGCGGAGCAGAAAGCGCATGTGAGGGAGTTTCAGAAGAGGTTTTGGGATGTTGTGCTTTGCTTGGATGAGGGGGGTGTCGGGCTGATGGGGTTGCATGAGGCGGTTCCTTTTGCGGCTGACGTTCTTCAGAAGTGGAGTAAGGAGTGTAGGTTAGTGTATTTGACCGGGAGGACTGAGAATATGCGTGAGTTAACTTTGGCTGAGTTGAAGAGATTTGGTTTTCCTGTTGATGGGATTGAGTTGTTGATGTTTAGTGTTGAGGATTACGGACGTGCTCGTGGGGTCGATCCTTCTGGGATAACGCTGATTGAAGCGAAGAGGAGGCTTTTCGCCTCGTTGGCTGAGCAGTATAATGTTGTCAGAGTTATTGATGATTATCCTGGCTATTTCCCTATCTTCAAGCAGTTTGGTGTTCCTGATAGGGTTGGTTTGCTGCTTCTTAAACGGTATAAACCGCAACAGTACATTGAGCGGGGTGCTACTAGAGTGGTTGATAGTTGGAAGGAACTGAAAGATGATTTTCCGAAATCGGTATAG
- a CDS encoding cation:proton antiporter, which produces MELVVIEVAVIFFTVAVIMVLSFVGDLVSRRVLLPNVILLIVSGIVCGPVLGMFDRSALVEVIPFLAPLTIAFIGFDAGMHMDVHEVLAQSRRAVLLSVLGFVFSTTVVGVFLRFVFGLRWAFAFLLSSAWGGVSMATVSAVCKHLRVRKETVTTLTMSSLIDDPIVLVSTLTILSYITLGSLSVGEVSVLLVRNACVSVFLGAVFGLGWLNILYYSCKSEFTYTFTLAAVLLVYSGTELLGGTGGIAIFVFGLILGNGRSLAKSLRLKVDVDELFELKGLIGRFHGELTFILSTFFFVFIGLLYIWTGWFELFLGLIISLLLHGCRLVIVKVGTWRSSLASDFPAIGLIVGKGVASAAMSTLPLAYGLADAEMFSSVALNVILLTNIISIVLPILVARSSVK; this is translated from the coding sequence TTGGAGTTGGTCGTCATCGAGGTTGCGGTTATTTTTTTTACTGTTGCGGTTATTATGGTTTTGAGTTTTGTTGGGGATTTGGTGTCTCGTAGGGTTTTGTTGCCTAATGTTATTTTATTGATTGTTTCGGGGATTGTTTGTGGTCCGGTGCTTGGCATGTTTGATAGGTCTGCTTTGGTGGAAGTGATTCCTTTTCTTGCTCCGCTTACGATTGCCTTCATTGGTTTTGATGCGGGTATGCATATGGATGTTCATGAGGTGTTGGCGCAGAGTCGGAGGGCGGTGTTGTTGTCGGTTTTGGGTTTTGTGTTTAGCACTACTGTTGTGGGAGTGTTTTTGCGTTTTGTGTTTGGTTTGAGGTGGGCTTTTGCTTTTTTGTTGTCTTCGGCTTGGGGTGGGGTGAGTATGGCTACGGTTAGTGCGGTTTGCAAGCATTTGCGGGTTAGAAAGGAGACTGTAACTACGTTGACGATGTCCTCGTTAATTGATGACCCGATTGTTTTGGTTTCTACGTTGACTATTTTGAGTTACATTACTTTGGGGAGTTTGAGTGTTGGTGAAGTTTCTGTTTTGTTGGTAAGGAATGCTTGTGTGTCGGTTTTTTTGGGTGCGGTTTTTGGGTTAGGGTGGTTGAATATTTTGTATTACTCCTGCAAAAGTGAGTTTACTTATACGTTTACGTTGGCAGCTGTGTTGTTGGTGTATTCGGGAACTGAGTTGTTGGGTGGGACTGGGGGGATTGCGATTTTTGTTTTTGGGTTGATTTTGGGGAATGGTAGGTCGTTGGCTAAGTCTTTGAGGTTAAAAGTTGATGTTGATGAGTTGTTTGAGTTGAAGGGGTTGATTGGACGGTTTCATGGAGAGTTGACGTTTATCTTGAGTACTTTCTTTTTTGTGTTTATTGGGTTGTTGTATATTTGGACGGGCTGGTTTGAGTTGTTTCTTGGATTAATCATTAGCCTTTTGCTTCATGGATGCAGGTTGGTTATAGTTAAGGTGGGGACTTGGAGGAGTTCTTTGGCCTCTGATTTTCCAGCTATTGGGTTGATTGTGGGGAAGGGTGTTGCTTCGGCGGCTATGAGTACTCTGCCTCTTGCTTACGGGCTTGCGGATGCTGAAATGTTTTCAAGTGTAGCGTTGAATGTGATACTGCTGACAAACATAATCTCAATCGTCCTTCCAATCTTAGTTGCTCGATCTTCAGTAAAATGA